AGCTCTCAGCCTCCACACTCGCCCTAGTTTAGCATCACGAGCAGGCAGCCGGCATGGCGCAGGCGCGCGGGCAAGCCTAGCCCTTACCTGTGGAAAGGAGATCTGACACGGGCACGGTGCCCACGAGGCTCACCTCGCCCACGCACAGCCCCGGCTCACACAGGcagagccttttctttttgctttttctttcttttctggcaAACCTGGGGTGGAAAAAGGGGGAGGATCTGCCTTGGCACCGGGCAATATAACCTCGGTGCTGAGCAGCCCAGGGATGTGTCCTGCCAGAGTGGGTCTGAAAGCAAGATCCCGCCTCTCTAGTGCAATTTAGCAGCTGGGTATCAAATTGCAAGAGATTTCTTCATCCAGGAAGGCTTGTGCAAGGGCTTTGCAGGTTGCTCAATGCTCTGGCTGCgggccaggctgcagggagcgTGGATGGGGGTCACAGGAGGGAGGATTTGCAACAAGGACGGTCGTTCTTCGAAAGAGCTGTGCTTTGGGGCTcggggcagcagctggagcaagTCAAAAATATCAGTGAGAAAACGGGAAAAGgggtaaaaaataaattctgggTCCTGCATGAGCTGGGGATCGTAcaggatttgtgctggaaagcGGCTGTGGAGCCCAGCCAAGCCCTATGCTGGTGTCAGAGAGGATGCTGCTTTGTCGGAAAGGCAGTTTGGCACATGGAGGAAGGGGATTTTTCCCTGCCCTGTaaagctggggagaggggccAGGACTGTGTCATGAGCTGCACAGTCCTGTTAGTCCTTCAGCAGTCGCCGTctcagggctgcctgcagcagggcagaggtATCGACCGGGTTTGGGAGACACTTATCTCTGGCAAAGCCAGCAGAATAGGCAGACCACCTTCAAATATCCATTAGATAATTCACTTTTGGGCCATCCCAGCTAGAATGAGGTGAGCTGGCCCTCCCAGAGAGTCTCTTGAGGAAGCTTTTGTAGTTTTTATAGCAAAAGTCATGCCCTcatccctcctccctttccttgaAGCTGCTGCTAATATGAGCTGCCAGACACTGAGGCAGGAGCACGTCCCTGCCCATCTCCTACCAGGGTCTTGTGAGGACTGCAGAAAAGCGGTATTTTGGTTAAAAATCCAGTGCCCCAATAAATAAACCCCACAGCGCACATTGCACTGTCCTGTCCTGCAtcctcagagctgctcagcCCAAATCTCCAGACGGGACAAGATGAGGTTTGTGCCTTGCAGGGGGGTGTGATGCAGACACTGCAAACTCTTAAAGATGCTGCAAATTAATTGCTTGGGTCATTAGCTGCTCCCAAGCCACCTTCTCAGGGACCAGGGTGGCACAGGGGGAGCGTGGCACCTCCTAAGCCGGGGCTTGGTGATTCTCCCTTGGCAGCTGATCGAGCTCACGCGGCCCGTGGACGCTCACCTGGAGCATGTGGAGTTTCAGGCTCTGCTCGAGCGGCTCAGCCCCCAGCTCATCCTGCACATCTTTGCCTCGGCTGTGTTGGAGCGACGGCTCATTTTCCTGGCGGAGGGGCTGAGGTGAGTCCTGatctctttatttaaaaaaaaataaaagccttaaAGGAGCGCAGAACACAGCTGAGCTCGGGGTGGGATGTTCCCTCCGAGCAGTGAAATCCTCTTTCCTCATGCAATGCCACCACGATGGCTCCTTGTCCCACAGCGTCCTGTCGCAGTGCATCCATGCAGTGGCTGCTCTCCTCTACCCCTTCACCTGGGCTCACACCTACATCCCCGTGGTCCCCGAGTGCCTGCTCGACACCGTCTGCTGCCCCACGCCCTTCATGGTTGGCATCCAGATGCGGCACCTGGAGCGGGTCCTGGACCAGCCGATGGAGGAGGTATTTCGTCAGGGTAGGGGAAAGCATCTGGATGGAGCCACCAGTTCCTCTGTGACCCTGGGTTTGGCTCATCTCCAGGGTTGAAGGCTCTGGCTCTGCCCTTTTCCCATCCAGGGAGGCTGGAGACTGGGGCTTCTTGCAAGTCCCCTCCTGTAGGCACCTGGGGCAACACTTCTACATCCCCCTGTGTGCTGCAGGACCTGCAGCCCTGACCCCATGGGCTTGGGGAGCTGCTGTTGGCCAGGCTGGCTGTTGGCATCATCCCAACCTTGCAGAAGTGGAGAAAGGCTGTGTGGGGACAAGCCACCGAGCCTGGGGCAAACAGAGTCCCTGGGGGGATGCCCTGGCCcccctgcccaggtccctccgGTACAGAGGGACCGATCCTTCTCCTGCCACCCTCGTGGGCTGCAGAAACAGACCATAAATCAGGTGGGAGGAAGCCTGGCTGCCTTAGCAGGGCTAAACCTGGttgctctctgctttctttcaggCTCTGATAGTTGACCTCTGCGAAGGGAAGATCCTCCGGGCGGTAGGTCCCTCGTGCagggcctggggaggggctggccTGGCCTGGGTAGCCCTGGGAAGGGCCCTTTCCACCATTGGTCCCAGCAGCTTTCACATTTTGGGGGCAGCGACATCTCGGTGTCGCTCATGCAGGGATAGTGTCCCCCGAAGGGATGGCTTCATCCGCTGCATCTCTCTCATCGTGAGCCGGAGCAGCAGGGGCCGTGTGTCGAGCATCCCTCTCCCAGCATCGCCGCGGCACCCTGCAATGCTAACTAACGAGCTCTGCAGAAAGCCCCGCTGCTGGGCTGCGCTAACCGCTGCCCGCGTTGCTGCCCTGAGCTGGGCTCCCACCGGCGCTGGGCGCTTCACAGCCCTGTTGCCTTCCAGGTCGGCGATGAGGAGGAGATCTTGCCCATCAAGCTGCAGAATGAGATGCTGACGTCTCTGAGCAggcacaacaacaacaacaatgtACACAGTAAGGGTTTCTCTTTATATACTGTAAAACTATATTTATCTGGTCTTTCGCAGATGGCCAGAGCCCTCAGCGACATGGTTTTCCTAAAGAGACCTGGCCTGGGGTGTTTCTGCCCCAGTTTGCAATGAAATGGAGCCACAGGAGAAAAATCCCATGgcctttcccctctcctgcaAAACATGAGAGCAGGAACAATTAATTCTGctgaaaaatcatattttgcCGTATTTGCCCCGCAAAGGTGCCACCGCCctggaaagcaaacacagcCAGTGCTCCCTCAGCAAAATTAGCTTGATCTTTGTTTACTGGTAGAGGGAGGTTTTACGCAAATAATTTATCAGGATGGAAACAGAGACTGTGAGCTGGCCACGTTAAAACAGGTCTGTCCTTTCTATGCCCAGAGGTCCCACCCCCACCTTTCATGCTCCATGTCCTCTTCCAGCATCCGAGCAGGTGAACGCGCTCGTCTCTGAAGCCTTCGTGCAGTTCTTTGTCCGAATGGTTGGCCACTATGTCTCGCACATCAAGTGGAGTAAAAACGGCTCAGGCACCTTCCAGGAGCGAGCCTTCTGCAAAGCCATCACCTCCAAGACCAACCGCAAGTTTGTGAAGAAGTTTGTGAAGACGAACATGTTTTCCCTATTTATTGAGGAAGCGGAAAAGAGCAGGATCCCACAGGAAGGTAAACGGCCccagctctccttccctctccgGGCGGGTGAGCTCTGCAAAGTCCTGGGCTCCTTGGTTAAGGGAAAGAGATGCCCCGTGCCTTGAGAGGGATGCAGCGTGAGGCTGAGGATGCTCAGGGCTGTGAGTAGCACCCGTTTGCACtcaacagctgcatttctttgtcCCTGTCAAACAATCAAAAAAATCCCTGGGCTCATTTTAGATCTTGGTTCTTGACTGGGGTAGGCTTACTGAGAGCTCAGTGTTTAGGCAAACATGCCAGTAGCAGTGCAAATATTTGGCTTCgatgcaggcagcagctgggagctggctCTTGGCTGTGCTGCTTGCGAGCCCTGACTCATGTTTGCCACCGGCTCCGGTGCAGACCCATGGCAACTGGGTCGGTACTTCCCCCTTCCCAGGGATTTACAGGCCGCTGGGCAGAGCCAAgcctcctcccagcccaggaCGAGGCCAAACGGGTGAGGAGGTTGAGGAAGCCACCCAAAACATCTACCAGTGGCCAGAGACATCCTGGCCCGGGACTTGCCACCCCCACGGTCTTGCTGCAGTCAGAGAGAGTGCAAGAGGGTGCAGTCCCTGGGTGGGTGAAAGGGAATTGCAAAAACCCCGATTTCACCTGGGCCCTCACCTGGGCGCTGCTGTCCGTAACGCGGCCCGGTTTGGCTCCCGGGGTGCACACGTGCTCCCCAGGACTCGGGCTGTACAGCCCTGACTCCTCCCCAGCCTCAACGCTTGCATTTCACTAACGACCTTTTCTCATCCACAGCatatttccagcagaaaataaaggagTACCACGATCAGAAGAAGCACCGAAGGGACTCCTGAGGTCCAGCCTGGGAACgtgggagcggggctgggacCGAGCAGGTCCCCGCCAGCAGCAGCTCGCTGCGCAGACTCGACGTGTGCCCTGTCCAAGGGCAGAGCGCGCTGGACTCCGCTGGATCTGTCTGCCGGTTCCTACCCACCTGTGACTCATGAGATGTGTGGGCAGCACCGAACACCAGTTTCCaccctttcttttctcctcaggGCATCATTGCACTGGAAAACTCTTTTGCACAGAGCTAGCAAGCAGGCCACGATTACCTTTGC
The sequence above is a segment of the Phalacrocorax aristotelis chromosome 21, bGulAri2.1, whole genome shotgun sequence genome. Coding sequences within it:
- the DENND2D gene encoding DENN domain-containing protein 2D — its product is MASFGNFFRRSLRRSGRRGGKEEASAAENNPSRVPQGKPGERSSALYSAGQFFFEYLVVVSLKKMPDGHYEPKITYQFPKRENLLKGQKEEEERLLKAIPLFCFPDGNNWAPVTEFRSETFSFVLTNVDGSRKIGYCRRLLPSGRGVCLPEVFCIISCLGCFGLFSKILDEVEKRRQISMAVIYPFMQGLRESPFPAPGKTVTIKSFIPESGTELIELTRPVDAHLEHVEFQALLERLSPQLILHIFASAVLERRLIFLAEGLSVLSQCIHAVAALLYPFTWAHTYIPVVPECLLDTVCCPTPFMVGIQMRHLERVLDQPMEEALIVDLCEGKILRAVGDEEEILPIKLQNEMLTSLSRHNNNNNVHTSEQVNALVSEAFVQFFVRMVGHYVSHIKWSKNGSGTFQERAFCKAITSKTNRKFVKKFVKTNMFSLFIEEAEKSRIPQEAYFQQKIKEYHDQKKHRRDS